A portion of the Actomonas aquatica genome contains these proteins:
- a CDS encoding response regulator transcription factor, with amino-acid sequence MSSTTQRPSASPRFVMVDDSATFRELVRDTLARRFDPLHFDGYAMGREGIKACLKSSPDLLIVDLYLHDMDGRDIVRELRRHEVDTRVLAVTAHPDAGLPADLVQLGVAGFVDKHSPIEQLERAVQRLLEGGMFFSASIRPPEPHLGDEPAIPAAPADVLSEREQEVVRLVARGLASKEIGSRLGLSTRTVEKHRARILARLGLHDIATLVRWCLHRGLG; translated from the coding sequence ATGAGTTCGACCACCCAGCGCCCGTCCGCCTCGCCGCGCTTTGTCATGGTGGATGACTCGGCCACCTTTCGCGAGTTGGTTCGAGACACGCTGGCGCGACGCTTCGATCCGCTGCACTTCGATGGCTACGCCATGGGACGCGAGGGCATCAAAGCCTGCCTCAAATCCTCCCCGGATCTGCTGATAGTCGACCTCTATCTCCACGACATGGACGGACGCGATATCGTGCGCGAACTCCGTCGTCATGAGGTGGATACACGGGTGCTCGCTGTCACTGCCCACCCTGATGCCGGCCTGCCGGCCGATCTCGTGCAACTCGGCGTGGCAGGTTTCGTCGACAAGCACTCCCCGATCGAGCAGCTGGAGCGCGCCGTGCAGCGCCTGTTGGAAGGAGGCATGTTTTTCTCCGCCTCGATTCGCCCGCCCGAACCGCATTTGGGGGACGAGCCAGCCATCCCGGCCGCCCCGGCTGATGTCCTGAGCGAACGCGAGCAGGAAGTCGTGCGCCTCGTCGCCCGCGGTTTAGCGTCCAAGGAAATTGGCAGTCGCCTCGGCCTCAGCACGCGCACGGTCGAAAAACACCGCGCCCGCATCCTGGCGCGCCTCGGCCTACACGACATCGCCACGCTCGTGCGCTGGTGTCTGCACCGCGGGCTCGGTTGA
- a CDS encoding TonB-dependent receptor domain-containing protein, giving the protein MNSLLKLQHVRLAVLSGLLAPLGFAQTTASEDVVKLDAFTVTGSNLSRALEEASVPVSTFAPVDIDAIGASTIGDVISALPFSQNVGFNDTATGPNDARGDVATINLRNLGTGRTLVLLNGRRMSAHGVTPGTPPIQFVNLNSIPVAAVASIDILRDGASAIYGSDAIGGVMNTRLRRDFEGIELKVRGEWGDPAPNTYSVDLSGGFASEDGRTHLGVFLSYYEREHLDSADREYSAHADKRPLVDEPFASNSRFNRGSSSGPHGRFTAQDDNGNPVGVPGFTPTSGSTRGRFHVDPDTGELTRSTGPSAFYDFQEDDWLLPDTERVSLFTTIDHEISEVMSLFAELSYYTADSNGLTATTPISSGTDGVVIPKTNYYNPVGTRFYGPGTANPTGTPRDVLIRNYRPVDIGPRSYLTELESYRGVIGLRGRIASGWDWETAVLHMKGKTYQENHNYMSQSLLEAQLALDTPNAFNPFGGPYVNSPEQYENFVIDIWDRGTGTITGWDGKISGDMVELPAGPMATVMGVEVREESMKQRNDPYGLADDVIAQSEQIDIDASRRMFGFYSEALLPIVGESNRVTGIHSMDLRLAARYEDYEDFDALKPAAALSWRVAEGLMIRASYNEGFRAPGVSELFQPQRARRNNGLIDDARTGEEDAEGTVSKRVVTGGNPDLEAEESQSYNIGFVLDIPKVEGLSLSMDFFQIDSTDRIDNPDAQDELDLDAELWAASGGSNPRVIREAQTASDVAAGIPGRLIEIQGTYYNLDSRKIKGVDAALIWLMPETSIGRFTLKAEGTYTSELEDIDRDGNVSNPIRQGGNPRTKGLISLSWRKDAWSAYLSGQYVSDYENSSSYDTTDANGDVQKLLVDAQWIANASMGYRFSADSALAGTSVRVGVNNLFDEDPPLYMGSSDGFDSSYHSAKGRTIFVQLSHKF; this is encoded by the coding sequence ATGAATTCCCTCCTAAAACTGCAGCACGTCCGCTTAGCCGTGCTGAGCGGGCTTCTTGCCCCGTTGGGCTTTGCCCAGACCACCGCGTCCGAGGACGTCGTGAAACTTGATGCCTTCACCGTGACCGGTTCCAACCTGTCGCGTGCCTTGGAAGAAGCGAGTGTGCCGGTGAGCACCTTTGCTCCGGTCGACATCGACGCCATCGGCGCGTCGACCATCGGCGATGTGATCTCCGCGCTGCCGTTTTCGCAAAATGTCGGCTTCAACGATACTGCCACCGGGCCCAATGACGCCCGCGGTGACGTTGCGACCATCAACCTGCGCAATCTTGGCACCGGCCGCACGCTCGTCCTGCTCAACGGTCGCCGCATGTCGGCCCACGGCGTCACGCCGGGCACGCCGCCGATCCAATTTGTCAATCTCAACTCCATTCCCGTCGCGGCGGTCGCCTCCATCGATATCCTGCGTGACGGCGCTTCCGCCATCTATGGTTCCGACGCGATCGGTGGTGTCATGAACACCCGCCTGCGTCGCGACTTCGAGGGCATTGAGCTCAAGGTGCGTGGCGAATGGGGCGACCCGGCGCCGAACACTTACAGCGTCGACCTCTCCGGCGGTTTCGCCTCCGAAGACGGTCGCACGCATCTCGGCGTGTTCCTTTCCTACTACGAGCGTGAGCACCTCGACTCCGCCGATCGCGAGTATTCAGCGCACGCCGACAAGCGTCCGCTGGTCGACGAGCCTTTCGCGTCCAACAGTCGTTTTAATCGTGGGTCCTCCTCGGGTCCACACGGGCGCTTCACGGCTCAGGACGACAATGGCAACCCGGTGGGCGTTCCCGGCTTCACGCCGACTTCCGGCTCCACCCGCGGTCGTTTCCATGTCGATCCTGACACCGGTGAACTTACGCGAAGCACTGGCCCGAGCGCGTTTTACGACTTCCAGGAGGATGACTGGCTTCTGCCCGACACCGAGCGTGTGTCCCTCTTCACCACCATCGATCACGAGATCAGCGAGGTCATGAGTCTCTTTGCGGAGTTGTCATACTACACCGCGGACTCCAACGGTCTCACCGCGACGACCCCGATCTCCTCGGGCACCGACGGTGTGGTCATCCCGAAGACCAACTACTACAATCCGGTCGGCACCCGGTTCTACGGTCCCGGCACCGCCAATCCCACTGGCACCCCGCGTGATGTGCTCATCCGCAACTACCGCCCGGTCGACATCGGCCCGCGTTCCTATCTCACCGAGCTCGAAAGCTATCGTGGGGTGATCGGTCTGCGCGGCCGCATCGCCAGCGGCTGGGATTGGGAAACCGCCGTCCTGCACATGAAGGGCAAGACCTACCAGGAGAACCACAACTACATGTCGCAGAGCCTGCTCGAAGCCCAGCTCGCGCTCGATACGCCCAACGCCTTCAATCCCTTCGGTGGCCCCTACGTCAACTCCCCGGAGCAATACGAAAACTTCGTGATCGATATCTGGGACCGCGGCACTGGCACCATCACCGGTTGGGACGGCAAAATCTCCGGCGACATGGTTGAGCTGCCCGCCGGCCCGATGGCCACCGTCATGGGCGTCGAAGTGCGCGAAGAGAGCATGAAGCAGCGCAACGACCCCTACGGTCTCGCCGATGATGTCATCGCCCAGTCCGAGCAGATCGACATCGATGCCAGCCGCCGCATGTTCGGTTTCTACAGCGAGGCCCTCCTCCCGATCGTGGGTGAGTCCAATCGCGTCACCGGTATCCACAGCATGGATCTCCGTCTCGCCGCCCGCTACGAAGACTACGAAGACTTCGACGCCCTCAAGCCCGCCGCCGCGCTCTCCTGGCGTGTCGCCGAAGGCCTGATGATCCGCGCCTCCTACAACGAGGGCTTCCGCGCTCCCGGCGTGTCCGAACTCTTCCAGCCGCAGCGCGCCCGCCGCAACAACGGCCTCATCGATGATGCCCGCACCGGCGAAGAAGATGCCGAAGGCACCGTCAGCAAGCGCGTCGTGACCGGCGGTAACCCGGACCTCGAGGCCGAGGAGTCCCAATCCTACAACATCGGCTTCGTGCTCGATATCCCGAAAGTCGAAGGACTCTCCCTCTCCATGGACTTCTTCCAGATTGATTCCACCGACCGTATCGACAATCCGGATGCGCAGGACGAGCTCGATCTCGATGCCGAACTCTGGGCTGCCAGCGGTGGCAGCAACCCGCGCGTCATTCGTGAAGCGCAGACCGCCTCCGACGTCGCCGCCGGCATCCCCGGCCGCCTGATCGAAATCCAAGGCACCTACTACAACCTCGATTCCCGCAAGATCAAGGGGGTCGACGCCGCGTTGATCTGGTTGATGCCCGAGACGTCGATCGGTCGCTTCACCCTCAAGGCCGAAGGCACCTACACCTCCGAGCTCGAGGACATCGACCGTGACGGCAACGTTTCCAACCCGATCCGTCAGGGCGGCAACCCGCGCACCAAGGGCCTCATCTCCCTGTCGTGGCGCAAGGATGCCTGGTCGGCGTATCTGAGCGGCCAATACGTGAGCGATTACGAGAACAGCTCCTCCTACGACACCACCGACGCCAACGGCGACGTGCAGAAGCTGCTCGTCGACGCGCAGTGGATCGCCAACGCCTCCATGGGCTACCGCTTCAGCGCGGACTCCGCGCTCGCCGGCACCTCGGTGCGCGTCGGCGTGAACAACCTCTTCGACGAAGACCCGCCTCTCTACATGGGCTCGTCCGACGGTTTCGATTCCAGCTACCACAGCGCCAAGGGTCGCACGATCTTTGTGCAGCTCTCGCACAAGTTCTGA
- a CDS encoding gamma-glutamyltransferase family protein: MKSFLRSVLLGASFFSSLRASDVVVPIEPVTGEHGMVVAGHPEAAAIGRDVLQSGGNAVDAAIAVSLSLGVAEPYGSGLGGKLMFLYHDAATGQSFVIDAMDAAPIDLDETAAREWPYAERVRGYTSVAMPGLPAGLAIAHQRWASRPWAELVEPARELAVRGFRIEPKTHTLFEERLDRLQGDEALAALFLPDGELPEIGSLLPNPDLALSLQWLAEDGPESFYHGRLGAKIAAGVSAQGGFSAAALAAYEARVVEPVAIELAGHTVLSSPPPSTGSAMYFPVLKVLEPLLDTAEPLRSAANLDLIGRAWGRVQPRIYAEIADRPEARERFASLLDEAYIAEQQDWLRSEPAHVPAPALEDSNASTTHFVVVDGAGNIVTATQSLSLHFGAGVLAPGTGIVLNNSMSNFAYRDADSPNMVTAGQRPRSTICPTLIFAPDGTTIAIGLPGGSRIPTAMLQVVLDRVLWQRPLTDAIGDVRVHINPAWRNNEVDEIAVETGLPATVRETLVDAGWKLDEHEPAGTGLYFGGINAIEIAPDGTLTGIADPRRTNAAAGF, from the coding sequence ATGAAGTCGTTCCTGCGTAGCGTTCTGCTCGGCGCCTCCTTTTTCAGCTCGCTCCGGGCTTCCGACGTCGTGGTTCCGATCGAGCCCGTCACCGGCGAACACGGCATGGTGGTGGCGGGGCACCCCGAAGCGGCCGCCATCGGCCGCGATGTGCTGCAGTCCGGCGGCAACGCCGTCGATGCCGCGATTGCCGTATCGCTCTCGCTGGGCGTCGCCGAGCCCTACGGCTCCGGTTTGGGCGGCAAACTCATGTTTCTCTACCACGACGCTGCGACCGGTCAGTCCTTCGTGATCGACGCGATGGATGCGGCGCCGATCGACCTCGATGAAACCGCGGCACGCGAGTGGCCCTACGCCGAGCGCGTGCGGGGTTACACCTCCGTGGCGATGCCGGGCCTCCCGGCGGGTTTGGCTATCGCGCACCAACGCTGGGCCTCGCGCCCGTGGGCAGAGTTGGTGGAGCCGGCCCGTGAGCTGGCCGTGCGTGGCTTCCGCATCGAACCCAAAACCCACACCCTCTTTGAAGAGCGACTCGATCGTCTGCAGGGCGACGAGGCGCTCGCCGCCTTGTTTCTCCCGGACGGCGAACTGCCCGAAATCGGCAGCCTCCTGCCCAATCCCGATCTCGCGCTCAGCTTGCAATGGCTGGCGGAGGACGGTCCCGAATCGTTCTACCACGGTCGCCTCGGCGCCAAGATCGCCGCCGGTGTGAGCGCGCAAGGCGGGTTCTCCGCCGCTGCCCTCGCCGCCTACGAAGCGAGGGTCGTCGAACCCGTTGCGATCGAACTCGCCGGCCACACCGTGCTGAGCAGTCCGCCGCCCTCCACGGGCTCGGCCATGTATTTCCCGGTGCTCAAGGTGCTCGAGCCGCTGCTCGATACCGCGGAGCCACTCCGCTCCGCCGCCAACCTCGACCTGATCGGCCGCGCGTGGGGGAGGGTGCAGCCGCGCATTTACGCCGAGATCGCCGATCGTCCGGAAGCACGGGAGCGTTTCGCCAGCCTGCTCGACGAGGCCTACATCGCGGAGCAGCAGGACTGGTTGCGCTCCGAACCGGCCCACGTGCCGGCTCCTGCGCTGGAGGACAGCAATGCCTCGACCACGCATTTTGTCGTCGTGGATGGCGCCGGCAACATCGTCACCGCCACCCAATCGCTCAGCCTGCACTTCGGCGCCGGTGTCTTGGCCCCCGGCACGGGCATCGTGCTCAACAACAGCATGAGCAACTTTGCCTACCGCGACGCCGACAGCCCCAACATGGTCACCGCGGGGCAGCGCCCACGCAGCACGATTTGCCCGACGCTTATCTTTGCGCCCGACGGCACGACCATCGCCATCGGCCTGCCGGGCGGTTCCCGCATTCCTACCGCCATGCTGCAGGTCGTGCTCGACCGCGTGCTCTGGCAGCGCCCGCTGACCGACGCCATCGGCGACGTGCGCGTTCACATCAACCCGGCTTGGCGCAACAACGAGGTCGACGAAATCGCGGTCGAAACCGGGCTGCCGGCCACAGTCCGCGAGACCCTCGTGGACGCCGGCTGGAAGCTCGACGAACACGAGCCCGCGGGCACCGGCCTCTATTTTGGCGGAATCAACGCCATCGAAATCGCGCCCGACGGCACCCTGACCGGTATCGCCGATCCGCGCCGAACCAACGCTGCGGCAGGCTTTTAG
- the rpmI gene encoding 50S ribosomal protein L35: MQKTKKSIAKRFKLSAKGKLMRRTPGFRHLMATKSSKQKRRASQDKQVDAGRAANLKRGLPHGL; this comes from the coding sequence ATGCAAAAGACGAAGAAATCCATCGCCAAGCGCTTCAAGCTGTCCGCCAAGGGCAAGCTCATGCGCCGCACGCCCGGCTTCCGTCACTTGATGGCCACCAAGAGCTCGAAGCAAAAGCGCCGAGCCTCCCAGGACAAACAAGTCGACGCCGGCCGCGCTGCCAACCTCAAGCGGGGTCTCCCGCACGGTCTCTAA
- the rplT gene encoding 50S ribosomal protein L20 translates to MPRVTNAPAANKRRKKILKHAKGYFARKSKLYRYAKDAVDHAWQYAYRDRKKKKSTARQLWIVRLSAAVRAQGMSYSRFIEGLKAANVDMDRKVLADLAVRDEVAFNAVVKQAQDALKTKAASAQA, encoded by the coding sequence ATGCCTCGTGTCACTAACGCCCCCGCCGCCAACAAGCGCCGCAAGAAGATCCTGAAGCACGCCAAGGGTTACTTCGCGCGCAAGTCGAAGCTCTATCGCTACGCGAAAGACGCCGTCGATCACGCTTGGCAATACGCCTACCGCGACCGCAAGAAGAAGAAGAGCACCGCCCGCCAGCTCTGGATCGTCCGCCTCTCCGCGGCCGTCCGCGCTCAGGGTATGAGCTACTCCCGCTTCATCGAGGGTCTCAAGGCCGCCAATGTCGACATGGACCGCAAGGTTCTCGCCGATCTCGCGGTTCGCGACGAAGTGGCTTTCAACGCTGTGGTCAAACAAGCCCAAGACGCGTTGAAGACCAAGGCCGCCTCCGCGCAGGCCTAA
- the pheS gene encoding phenylalanine--tRNA ligase subunit alpha: MQDQLSALVAKAQAELPTLASRPDFEAAKARYVGPKGELTSLMKQMGSVPKEERPAMGKLINETKTALQSLLDAALHSIEAAELAAQLGPAIDPTLPSPDPLPGTRHPLTLVREEICGILKKVGFTVVEGPEVETEYYCFDALNTPADHPARDAQDTFYFPDDAVFTNVPKKIDGEKYLLRTHTSSVQIRTMLKGQPPIRIVSPGRVYRRDTVDATHSANFHQLEGLYVDKNVTVADLKALLDYVLKSLLGSDTKVRFRPHYFGYTEPSFEVDLSAKHLPKVNKEWVEIMGCGMVDPQVFDDVGYDSSVWTGYAFGMGIERIAMMMYGIDDIRYFYQNDLRFLRQFA, encoded by the coding sequence ATGCAAGATCAACTCTCCGCACTCGTCGCCAAAGCGCAGGCCGAGCTCCCGACGCTCGCCTCCCGCCCCGATTTTGAGGCCGCCAAGGCCCGCTACGTCGGCCCCAAGGGTGAGCTCACCAGCCTCATGAAACAGATGGGCAGCGTGCCCAAGGAAGAGCGCCCGGCCATGGGCAAGCTCATCAACGAGACCAAGACCGCCCTCCAGTCGCTGCTCGACGCCGCCCTGCACTCCATCGAAGCCGCCGAACTCGCCGCCCAACTCGGCCCGGCCATCGATCCGACCCTGCCGTCACCCGATCCGCTGCCCGGCACGCGCCACCCGCTGACCCTCGTGCGCGAGGAGATCTGCGGCATCCTCAAGAAGGTGGGTTTCACCGTCGTCGAGGGCCCCGAGGTCGAGACCGAATATTACTGCTTCGACGCGCTCAACACGCCTGCCGATCACCCGGCCCGCGACGCGCAGGACACCTTCTATTTCCCGGACGACGCGGTCTTCACCAACGTCCCCAAGAAGATCGACGGCGAAAAATACCTGCTGCGCACGCACACGTCCTCGGTGCAGATCCGCACCATGCTAAAGGGCCAACCGCCCATCCGCATCGTGTCGCCCGGCCGCGTGTATCGCCGCGATACCGTCGACGCCACCCACTCGGCCAACTTCCACCAACTCGAGGGGCTTTACGTCGACAAGAACGTGACCGTCGCCGACCTCAAGGCGCTGCTCGACTACGTGCTCAAGTCGCTCCTCGGCTCCGACACCAAGGTCCGTTTCCGCCCGCATTACTTCGGCTACACCGAGCCCAGCTTCGAGGTCGACCTCTCCGCCAAACACCTGCCCAAGGTGAACAAGGAGTGGGTCGAGATCATGGGCTGCGGCATGGTCGATCCGCAGGTCTTTGATGATGTCGGCTACGATTCGTCCGTGTGGACTGGATACGCCTTCGGCATGGGGATCGAGCGCATCGCCATGATGATGTATGGCATCGATGACATCCGTTACTTCTACCAAAACGACCTCCGCTTCCTCCGCCAATTCGCGTAA
- the pheT gene encoding phenylalanine--tRNA ligase subunit beta, whose protein sequence is MKLSKSWLQDYVDLADLSDDQIAEAITQLGFEVEGIEHTGAPQLENVVVGEILSRDAHPNSDHLGICQVAVGDANGGTKRIVCGAQNYKVGDRVPVALIGAVLPGDFKIKPAKIRGEASEGMMCSGKELSIGDDHSGLLILTSRPEIGLPINDALPEGDVVFDIEITPNRPDCQSHLGVARELAAWFRRELRYPDTTVPAAAPARPDLLKHVQVDDQEGCPVYTGTVVAGVKVGPSPDWMQQRLTAVGLRPINNLVDIGNYVMLEYGQPMHAFDASKLGGQSIIVRRAREGESLVTLDEKDRKLSPDTLLIADAEKPVVIAGIMGGENSGVSDDTTDLVLEVAAFRRQLIRATSRRLQLSSDSSYRYERGIDVHMIPEVIRRAVHLVTTLAGGQLCGETLRVGNDLPWEREVTLSPAWVRARLGFEVSDADQRAALEALDLLIVRESEDDAGNAAWTVRIPSWRKDLDRPIDLVEEILRVHGTAKIPERTVTGPGLLVEDDPVAEFNRAVRSILVGQNFNECVTYTLRAKADVARWGGESQVDPLGLANPFVEDQSHLRPSLVGGLLDSLKLNQARGNAVSRLFETGRVFLPHKNGGLQECAAVGFVIAESTDAAWLKREPADFYTVKRLIESISELTTAGLARQPHLATDDEASAGWQDGHATLQGNMAYGFTARYGLLDLAQLKALDIEGKVYAGVFAILPERLGQGGKRSRYQPFSLQPAALRDVALVVDESEQAGDVLKELTKHARKAAQGFDLEDVSLFDVYQGKGLPEGKKSLAFSLTFRAADRTLKDEEVNQAFTKVLEQIASKTSYTVRQ, encoded by the coding sequence GTGAAACTTTCCAAATCCTGGCTCCAAGACTACGTCGATCTCGCGGACCTTTCCGACGACCAGATTGCCGAGGCGATCACTCAGCTCGGCTTCGAGGTCGAGGGCATCGAACACACCGGCGCTCCCCAGTTGGAGAACGTGGTCGTCGGCGAAATCCTTTCCCGCGACGCGCACCCGAATTCCGACCACCTCGGCATCTGCCAAGTGGCGGTGGGCGACGCCAATGGCGGCACCAAGCGCATCGTGTGCGGCGCGCAGAACTACAAGGTCGGCGACCGCGTGCCGGTTGCGCTCATCGGCGCCGTGCTCCCCGGCGACTTCAAGATCAAGCCGGCCAAGATCCGCGGTGAGGCCTCCGAGGGCATGATGTGCTCCGGCAAGGAACTCTCCATCGGCGACGATCACTCCGGTCTGCTCATCCTCACCAGCCGCCCCGAGATCGGCCTGCCGATCAACGACGCGCTGCCGGAAGGCGACGTGGTCTTCGATATCGAGATCACGCCCAACCGCCCGGACTGCCAGAGCCACCTCGGCGTCGCCCGCGAGCTCGCCGCCTGGTTCCGCCGCGAGCTGCGTTACCCCGACACCACCGTGCCGGCCGCCGCGCCCGCCCGGCCCGATTTGCTCAAGCACGTGCAGGTCGACGACCAGGAAGGCTGCCCCGTTTACACCGGCACCGTTGTCGCCGGCGTGAAGGTCGGCCCGTCGCCCGACTGGATGCAGCAGCGCCTCACCGCCGTCGGCCTGCGTCCGATCAACAACCTCGTCGATATCGGCAACTACGTGATGCTCGAATACGGCCAGCCGATGCACGCCTTCGACGCGTCGAAACTCGGCGGCCAGTCCATCATCGTGCGCCGTGCCCGCGAGGGAGAGTCCCTCGTCACCCTCGACGAAAAAGACCGTAAGCTTTCTCCGGATACGTTGCTCATCGCCGACGCCGAGAAGCCCGTCGTCATCGCCGGCATCATGGGCGGCGAAAACTCCGGCGTGAGCGACGACACCACCGACCTCGTGCTCGAAGTCGCCGCGTTCCGCCGTCAGCTCATCCGCGCCACCTCGCGCCGCCTTCAACTCAGCTCCGATTCCTCCTACCGCTACGAGCGCGGCATCGATGTGCACATGATCCCCGAGGTCATCCGTCGCGCCGTGCACCTCGTGACCACCCTCGCCGGTGGTCAGCTCTGCGGCGAAACCCTGCGTGTCGGCAACGACCTGCCGTGGGAGCGCGAAGTCACCCTGTCGCCGGCCTGGGTGCGGGCGCGCCTCGGCTTTGAAGTCAGCGACGCCGACCAGCGCGCCGCGCTCGAAGCGCTCGATCTGCTCATCGTCCGCGAGAGCGAGGACGATGCCGGCAACGCCGCCTGGACCGTGCGCATTCCCAGCTGGCGCAAGGACCTCGATCGCCCGATCGATTTGGTCGAAGAAATCCTGCGCGTGCACGGCACCGCCAAGATTCCCGAGCGCACCGTTACCGGTCCGGGCTTGTTGGTCGAAGACGATCCGGTGGCCGAATTTAACCGCGCGGTGCGCAGCATCCTCGTCGGCCAGAATTTTAACGAGTGCGTCACCTACACGCTCCGCGCCAAGGCCGACGTCGCTCGTTGGGGTGGGGAGTCGCAGGTCGATCCGCTCGGTCTCGCCAACCCGTTTGTGGAAGACCAATCGCACCTGCGTCCGTCGCTGGTGGGTGGTCTGCTCGACTCGCTCAAGCTCAACCAAGCCCGCGGCAACGCGGTGAGTCGTCTCTTCGAAACCGGCCGCGTCTTTCTGCCGCACAAGAACGGCGGATTGCAGGAATGCGCCGCCGTCGGCTTCGTGATCGCCGAGAGCACCGACGCCGCGTGGCTCAAGCGCGAACCGGCCGACTTCTACACGGTGAAGCGCCTCATCGAGTCGATTTCCGAACTCACCACCGCCGGGCTCGCCCGTCAGCCGCACCTCGCGACCGACGACGAAGCCAGCGCCGGTTGGCAGGACGGTCACGCGACCTTGCAGGGTAACATGGCTTACGGATTCACCGCGCGCTACGGCTTGCTCGATCTCGCGCAGCTCAAGGCGCTCGACATCGAGGGCAAGGTTTACGCCGGCGTCTTCGCCATCCTGCCGGAGCGTCTCGGTCAGGGCGGCAAGCGCAGCCGTTACCAACCCTTCAGCCTGCAGCCGGCCGCACTGCGTGACGTCGCCCTCGTCGTCGACGAAAGCGAGCAGGCGGGCGACGTGTTGAAGGAGCTCACCAAACACGCCCGCAAGGCCGCCCAAGGGTTCGACCTCGAAGACGTGTCGCTCTTCGACGTTTACCAGGGCAAGGGCCTGCCGGAAGGGAAGAAGAGCCTCGCGTTCTCGCTCACCTTCCGCGCCGCCGATCGCACGCTCAAGGACGAGGAGGTCAACCAGGCCTTCACCAAGGTCCTCGAGCAGATCGCGTCCAAGACCAGCTACACGGTGCGCCAGTAA
- a CDS encoding L-fucose/L-arabinose isomerase family protein — MYLPLGTYSPDIKLGLVSASRNCFPRALSEERTQRLLTAASAADLTITTPEGECAIIETKDHALDAAKQLKAAGCDAAVLFLGNFSPEIEDAWFIKNFDGPVMIIAAAEESGGSLLQKRGDALCGLLSAMLGVSKRGLADRVHLPEAPVVSAEEGVAEIKHFLTVTKVVKGMRNATIGLFGPRPRDFETCNYNLASVNSIGVEVEELGLFDLQNEIAQVKEAEAAKKIAAEMKAETPSIPSGDEFVGRLSAYEQAMRNFRERLKLSGAASQCWSEQEFSLKHVPCYINGRMAQSGFPIACENDAYSLIAELMAQYASDNAVAVLDINHSIPKDLHDSLKEYPIKDMVGMFHCGNAAPKLLKNPEMKYQVIMKRLMEPDTEADITRGTLEGQFIGSPITVVQVHGVGDKMRAYLIEGHFLDLDPRTFGATGTAYLPGFNRFYRHVLLGRFHHHAAVAFSHCGAELYDALKLLGVEEIFTPNPDCVPYPGENVFRGLMKAR; from the coding sequence ATGTATTTGCCCCTCGGCACCTATTCGCCCGACATCAAGCTCGGCCTCGTCTCCGCCTCGCGCAACTGCTTCCCGCGCGCCCTCTCCGAGGAGCGCACCCAGCGTTTGCTCACGGCCGCCTCCGCCGCCGATCTCACGATCACCACGCCGGAAGGTGAGTGCGCCATCATCGAAACCAAGGACCACGCCCTCGATGCCGCCAAGCAGCTCAAGGCCGCCGGTTGTGACGCCGCCGTGCTCTTCCTCGGCAACTTTTCGCCCGAGATCGAAGACGCCTGGTTCATCAAAAACTTTGACGGCCCGGTCATGATCATCGCCGCCGCCGAAGAGTCCGGTGGTTCGCTCCTGCAGAAGCGCGGTGACGCGCTCTGCGGTCTGCTCTCCGCCATGCTCGGCGTGAGCAAGCGCGGACTCGCCGATCGCGTTCACCTCCCGGAAGCCCCGGTGGTCAGCGCCGAAGAGGGCGTCGCCGAGATCAAACACTTCCTCACCGTCACCAAGGTGGTGAAGGGCATGCGTAACGCCACCATCGGCCTCTTCGGCCCGCGTCCGCGCGACTTCGAGACCTGCAACTACAACCTCGCTTCGGTCAACTCGATCGGCGTCGAGGTGGAGGAGCTCGGCCTCTTCGATCTCCAGAACGAGATCGCTCAGGTCAAGGAAGCCGAAGCCGCCAAAAAGATCGCCGCCGAGATGAAGGCCGAGACGCCGAGCATTCCGTCGGGCGATGAGTTTGTCGGCCGTCTCTCGGCTTACGAGCAGGCCATGCGCAACTTCCGCGAGCGCCTCAAGCTCTCCGGCGCCGCCTCGCAGTGCTGGAGCGAGCAGGAGTTCAGCCTCAAGCACGTGCCGTGTTACATCAACGGCCGCATGGCGCAGTCGGGCTTCCCGATCGCCTGCGAAAACGACGCCTACTCGCTCATCGCCGAGCTCATGGCGCAGTATGCCTCCGACAACGCCGTGGCGGTGCTCGACATCAATCACAGCATTCCGAAGGACCTGCACGACAGCCTGAAGGAATACCCGATCAAGGACATGGTGGGCATGTTCCACTGCGGCAACGCGGCGCCCAAGCTGCTCAAAAATCCGGAGATGAAGTATCAGGTCATCATGAAGCGTCTCATGGAACCGGATACGGAAGCCGACATCACCCGCGGCACGCTGGAAGGCCAGTTCATCGGTTCGCCGATCACGGTCGTGCAGGTGCACGGCGTGGGCGACAAGATGCGCGCCTACCTCATCGAAGGCCACTTCCTCGATCTCGATCCGCGCACTTTCGGCGCCACCGGCACGGCTTACCTGCCGGGCTTCAATCGCTTCTACCGTCACGTGTTGCTCGGCCGCTTCCACCATCACGCGGCGGTGGCCTTCTCGCACTGCGGTGCGGAACTCTACGACGCGCTCAAGCTGCTCGGGGTCGAAGAGATCTTCACGCCCAACCCGGACTGCGTGCCGTATCCCGGCGAGAACGTCTTCCGCGGCCTGATGAAGGCCCGCTGA